The DNA window GTAGGCCTCGGCCTCCGGGTGCCAGCCGTGCTCCAGCACGTTGTCGGCGATCCGGTCGCGCAGCTCGACCCACTCCGGCCGGTCCTCGCCGCCGTGCTGCCGCACCACGTGCAGCGCGCGGTCGACGGTCATCCAGAGCATGACCTTGGAGAAGACGTGGTGCCGGGGCGGGAGGCGGGCCTCCCAGATGCCGTGGTCGGGCTCGTGCCAGCGGCGGCGGACCGCCTCGACCATGTTCTCCAGCACCCGCCACTCGTCGTCGCGGACCGAGCCCCGAGCGTCGGCCACCGCGGCGATCAGATCCGCGACCGGCCCGAAGACGTCGAGCTGGAGCTGGTGGTTGGCGAGGTTGCCGACCCGGACCGGCCGGGAACCGGCGTAGCCGGGCAGGGTGTCGATGACCGCCTCGGCGCCCAACTCGTAGCCGTCGACCGTGTAGAGCGGGTGCAGCCGCTCCGGGTGCCCGCCGGTGCGGTCGATGACGCCGTCGACCCAGCGCAGCAGGCCCTCCGCCTCCTCGGTGGAGCCGAGGTCGACCAGCGCGCGGGCGGTCATGGCCGCGTCCCGCAGCCAGCAGTAGCGGTAGTCCCAGTTGCGGACGCCGCCCAGCTCCTCGGGGAGCGAGGTGGTCGCCGCGGCGAGGATCGAGCCGGTCGGCTCGTGGCAGAGCCCGCGCAGGGTGAGCGCGCTGCGGGCCACCAGGTCCCGGGCCGTGGCGGGCAGCCGCAGCGAGGCCACCCAGTCCTTCCAGGGCTGCTCGGCGGCGACCTGCCGCTCGTGGATCGGCACCCGGTGGTGTTCCAGGCTCTGCGTGCCGAAGCGCAGCTCCAGCACCACCTGACCGCCGGCGGCCGACAGGTCCACGACGGCCTTGGCGGTCTCATAGCCGGCGTCGTTGGTGACCTCCCACTCGACGCCCGGCGAGTAAAGGGCCACCGGCTCGTTGGAGCCGAGCACCAGCAGTCCGTCGTCCAGCGGCTGGAGCTGCACGGCGACCTGGCCGAACTCGGGGCGCGGGGCGAACTCGATCCGGGCCCGCCCGCTGCCGCTGAGCACCCGGACCAGCGTCGAGTCGCCGGTGACGACCGCCGGGTCGTCCGGCGTGGTCTCCTTCGCCGGCAGGTCCAGCCAGTCGGTCACGGTCAGGCCGGACCAGCGGGTCTCCACCGTCATGGTGTTGCTGCGGTAACGCTGGCCCAGCGGGATGCCGCCCCGCTGGGGGCCGACCGTGAAGTGCCCGGCCGGGCTGCCGCCGACCAGGTCGGCGAAGATCGCCGCCGAGTCCGGCTTCGGGTGGCACAGCCAGGTGATCTTGGCTTCGGGGGTGACCAGCGCGACCGTGCGGCCGTTGGCGAGCATCGAGTGCCGCTCGATCGGCACCGCCCGCTCGCCGAAGAGCCAGTGCCGCCGGGTCTCCAGCAGCAGGCCCAGCGCCCGGGCCGCCTCGATGGGCTCGGCCACGCGGAAGTCGGCCCGGGTGTCGCCCGGGCCGATCTTGATGCCGACGTCCGGCCCGTGCAGGTTGCCGAAGGCGTTCTCGTCGGTGACGTCGTCGCCGATGAACAGCACCGCGCTGGCCGCCAGCTGGGTGCGGAGCTGGTCGACGGCGGTGCCCTTGTGGGTCGCCACCACCGACAGCTCGATGACCTCCTTGCCCTGGGTGACGGTGACGTCCGCCCAGGTGGCGGGGCCGCTGCGGACCGCCTCGATGGCCGCGGCGGCGACCTGCGGGTCCACCCCGCGGGTGTGCACCGCGACGCTGGCCGGCTTGCGCTCCAGGCGGATGCCCGGGTGGGCCGCGGCGATCTCCCGCAGCTCGTTGCGGAGCCGGTGCCGGACCGCGATCAGCTCGGGGGTCAGCCGCTCGACGAAGCCGATGTCGAACTCCGAGCCGTGGCTGCCGACCAGGTGCACCTCGCTGGGCAGCCGGGAGAGCGTGGCCAGGTCACGCAGCGCGCGACCGGAGACCACGGCCACGCTGGTCTGCGGCAGGGACGCGAGAGCCCGCACCGCGGCCACCGACTCCGGCAGCGGCACGGCCTTGCTCGGGTCCTCGACGATCGGCGCCAGGGTGCCGTCGTAGTCGCAGGCGACCAGGAGCTGGGGGACCCGGGCGATGCGGCCGATCGCGGCGCGCAGCTCGGGATCCATCACCCCGCCCGGCGGAGTGGTGGTGGCAGAGGAGCTCACGCCGCCTCCGCATCGGGCACGCCCAGTTCGGTCAGGAAGGACTTGGCCCAGTGGCCCACGTCGTGGCTGCGCAGGTGGCGTTGCATTATCCGCATCCGGCGGCGGGCCTCGGGTTTCTCGACGTGCACGGCGCGCAGCAGCGCGTCCTTGACCGCGTCGGGGTCGTGCGGGTTGCACAGGAACGCCTGGCGCAGCTCGGTGGCGGCGCCGGCGAACTCACTGAGCACGAGCGCGCCGCCCTGGTCGGCGCGCGATGCCACGTACTCCTTGGCCACCAGATTCATTCCGTCTCGCAGCGGGGTCACCATCATCACGTCTGCCGCGACGTACATCGCGGCGAGTTCGGAGCGACTGTACGACTGATGCAGATAATGCACCGCCGGCACGCCGACCCGTCCGAATTCACCGTTAATCCGGCCTACCTCGCGTTCGACCTTCACCCGAAGTGCCTGGTAGTGCTCCACGCGCTCGCGGCTCGGCGTGGCCACCTGAACCATGACCGCGTCGGGGACTGTCAACTTTCCGTCAGCGAGGAGTTCGCGAAAGGCCTTCAGCCGGAGCTCGATGCCCTTGGTGTAGTCGAGCCGGTCGACGCCCAGGATGATCGTCTTGGGGTTGCCCAGCTCCTCGCGGATCTGCTTGGCCCGGGCCTGGATCGCCGGGTCCTCGGCCAGCCGCTCCATCTCCCGGGTGTCGATCGAGATGGGGAACGCGCCGGCCTTCACCTGCCGGCCGTCGACCTGGATCATCTGCCCCTCGTAGCGGAGGCCGAGCAGGTGCCGGGCCAGCCGGACGAAGTTCTGGGCCGCCAGCCGCTGCTGGAAGCCGACCAGGTCGGCGCCGAGCAGGCCGCGCAGGATCTCGGTGCGGAACGGCATCTGCATGAACAGCTCGATCGGCGGGAACGGGATGTGCAGGAAGAACCCGATCCGCAGATCCGGCCGCAGCTCGCGCAGCATCGCCGGCACGAGCTGGAGCTGGTAGTCCTGCACCCAGACCGTGGCGCCCTCGGCCGCCACGTCCGCCGCGGCCTCCGCGAACCGGGCGTTGACCAGGCGGTACGCCTCGCGCCAGCGCCGCTTGTAGGCGGGGGTCTCGACGGCGTCGTGGTAGAGCGGCCAGATCGTCGCGTTCGACTGACCCTCGTAGTAGCGCTCCAGCTCCTCGGCGCTCAGCGGCACCGGATGCAGCCGGATCCCCTCCAGGTCGAAGGGCTCGGGGGCGGCGCCGGTGCCGCCGGCCCAGCCCACCCAGGTGCCCTGGTGCTCGGCGAGGACCGGGTGCAGCGCGGTCACCAGGCCGCCCGGGCTGCGGCGCCACTGCCGCCCCTCGGGTGTGCTCACCTCGTCGACCGGCAGTCGGTTCGCCACAACGACAAAGGAGCTACGGACGGTCACGATCGGCCACCTCCGGTTGCTGACGGGTCCACCGCGCTGAGCGTACTGAGCGTAGCTGCGGCCTCTGTTGCCCCGTGCCGGAGTTCCCTACCCGTCCCGGAAGCGCCGAATCCACATCGTGATCTTGTCGACAGCGACGGCGCGCCGCGCGCTCGGGGGCGGGGTGATGTGGGCGGACCGGGCCGTACCTGTCAGGATTGACGACGGCGTGCGCGCGGCCGGCCCCGGCCGGCGGCGGCGGGCGGACCTCGAAGCCCGCGCCCGCGCCCGTAGCTCGCGATCGCAACCGACGGAGGTAGCCCGCACCGTGGCCCAGTTCATCTACGTCCTGGAAAAGGCGCGCAAGGCGCACGGCGACAAGGTCGTGCTCGACAACGTGACGCTGAACTTCCTGCCGGGGGCCAAGATCGGTGTGGTCGGTCCGAACGGCGCCGGTAAGTCCAGCCTCCTCAAGATCATGGCAGGTTGGGACCAGCCGAGCAACGGCGAGGCCCGGCTCATGCCCGGCTACACCGTCGGCATGCTGGCCCAGGAGCCGGCGCTCAACGACGCCAAGACCGTCCTCGGCAACATCGAGGAGGCGGTCGCCGAGACCAAGGCCAGGCTGGAGCGGTTCAACAAGATCGCCGAGCAGATGGCGACCGACTACTCAGACGAGCTGATGGAGGAGATGGGCAAGCTCCAGGAGGAGCTCGACCACGCCGACGCCTGGGACGTCGACTCCAAGCTCGAACTGGCCATGGACGCGCTGCGCTGCCCCCCGCCGGACGCCGACGTGACCCAGCTCTCCGGCGGTGAGCGCCGCCGCGTGGCGCTGTGCAAGCTGCTGCTGGAGGCGCCGGACCTGCTGCTGCTCGACGAGCCCACCAACCACCTGGACGCGGAGAGCGTGCAGTGGCTGGAGCAGCACCTCGCCAAGTACGCCGGCACGGTGATCGCCATCACCCACGACCGGTACTTCCTCGACAACGTGGCCAACTGGATCCTGGAGCTGGACCGCGGCCGGGCCTACCCGTACGAGGGCAACTACTCCACCTACCTGGAGAAGAAGGCCGCCCGCATGGCGGTCGAGGGCCGGCGCGACGCCAAGATGAAGAAGCGCCTCGACGAGGAGCTGGAGTGGGTCCGCTCCAACGCCAAGGCCCGGCAGACCAAGTCCAAGGCCCGCCTCGACCGCTACGAGGAGATGGCCACCGCGGCCGAGCAGACCCGCAAGCTGGACTTCGAGGAGATCCAGATCCCGCCGGGCCCGCGCCTGGGCAACACCGTGATCGAGGCCAAGGACCTCGTCAAGGCGTTCGGCGACCGGGTGCTGATCGACAACCTGAGCTTCTCGCTGCCGCGTAACGGCATCGTCGGCGTGATCGGCCCGAACGGCGTCGGCAAGACCACCCTGTTCAAGACCATCGTGGGCCTGGAGGAGCCGACCGGCGGCACGGTGCGGGTCGGCGAGACGGTCTCCCTGTCGTACGTCGACCAGAGCCGGGCCGGCCTGGCGGGGGACAAGACGGTCTGGGAGACGGTCTCCGACGGGCTGGACCACCTCCTCGTGGGCAAGGTAGAGATGCCGTCCCGGGCGTACATCGCCGCGTTCGGCTTCAAGGGCCCGGACCAGCAGAAGCCGACCAAGGTGCTCTCCGGCGGCGAGCGCAACCGGCTCAACCTGGCGCTGACCCTCAAGATCGGCGGCAACGTCATCCTCCTCGACGAGCCGACCAACGACCTCGACGTCGAGACGCTCGGCAGCCTGGAGAACGCGCTGCTGGAGTTCCCCGGCTGCGCCGTGGTCATCTCCCACGACCGGATGTTCCTGGACCGGGTCGCCACGCACATCCTGGCCTGGGAGGGCGACGACCAGAACCCGGCGCGGTGGTTCTGGTTCGAGGGCAACTTCGAGGCGTACGAGAAGAACAAGATCGACCGACTCGGCGCGGAGGCCGCCCGGCCGCACCGGGTGACGTACCGCAAGCTCACCCGTGACTGACCGGTTCGTCTACGACTGCGCGCTGCGCTGGTCCGACCTGGACGCGTACGGCCACGTCAACAACGCCCGCTTCCTCACGCTCTACGAGGAGGCGCGGGTGGCGATGATGTTCGCCGGCGGCCGGGCGTGGGGAGTGGGCTCGTTCGCCGACGGGGTGGTCATCCGCCGGCACGAGGTCGACTACCTGCGCCCGGTCGACTACGCGCTGGGCCGGGCCACCGCGGAGGCGGCCCCGACGGTGCGGATCGAGCTGTGGGTGGAGGAGATCCGGGCGGCCTCCTTCACCATCGCCTACGAGCTCTACGACCGTGACGTGCTGGCCAGCCGGGCGCGCTCGGTGCTGGTCCCGTTCGACCTGGCCGCGCAGCGGCCCCGCCGGATCTCCGCGGACGAGCGGGCCTTCCTGCTCCGGTACGCGCCGGGACTGCACGGATGACCACGGCGGCCACCGGGCACGGGCTGGGCGGGGTGCCCGACGCGGGCGCCTTCCTGGCCCGCCTGGTCCGGCTGGACCCGGGCACCCTGGTCCGGCTCCGGCCGGTGCCGGGGGCCGGGCGCACCGCCCTGTGGGCCCGGCTGCCGTGGGACGTGCTCGTGGTCCGGACCGTCCCGGGCACGGCGCCGGGCGACGTCACGGTGGCGGCGGGGGAGCTGCTGGCGGAGCTGTCGGCGGGTGGCGACGCCCTGCCCCGGCGCCGGGACGACGGGTGGCGCTGGCCGCTGCCGCCGGCGGCCAGCCGGGCGGTGGAGGTGCTGCCCGCCGCCGAGGTCCAGCGGATCGCCGCCGCGGCGGCGGGGACGCTGCGCGAGGCGGCAGCCCACGGCGTGGCGGGCCGGGCGGTGGGCCAGCGGGCGCTGCGGGACGCGCTGCTGGACCACGTCGCGGTGGTGGTGACCCCGGACGAGGCGCCGGACGCCCCGGTGGAGGTGCCGCAACGGCTGGTGCAGGGGCTGGTCCGGATGGGCTTCCTCGGCGCCGGCGACGTTCAGGTACGGGTCGCCGGCCGTTGGGTCGGGCTCGTCGGACCGTACGGAGCGGCCTGGTCGCGGAAGGTCGCGGACCTCGCACTGACGCCTATCGGGGTTCATCCGAACGGATGACCCCTGGTCGTTCTTCCGGTTTGGGGCGGCCGTTGGGGGGATGCCTCATCCCGGCTGTCCGGGTACCGTCCATCCTCGGATCCAACGCACCGTAGGCGACTGGATCCGCTGGGGAGTGAGGTGCGCGAGCGATGCCGTGGTGGTCATGGCGCCCAGGTCCCGCCGGCGGCGGCGACCCGGAAACTCGAAGCGGGATCACAGTGGATGACACCGTCCGGGTCGGGCCACCGACCCCCCGTCAGCCGGCGGACGACGCGGCGGCCGCCGAGCGGCCCGTGATCGCCGACATGCCGGCAACCGTCGCCCCGGTCACCCTCCGCCGGGTGTGCGACGCACTCGACCTGCTCGACGTGCGCTACCTGGCCGACGGCGACGGGAACCTGCTGGCCATGTGGGAGCGGCACGCGGTGCTGGTCACCCTGGAGGGGCCCGAGGACGAGATCCTGGTGATGCGGGCCCGGCCACACGCGACGGTCCCGCCGGACTGGGCCGACCGCGCCTACCGGGTGGTCAACGAGTGGAACCACACCCGACGGTTCTGCAAGGCCTACATCGGCGACCCGACCGAGCGCGGCCAACTGCCCATCTACGCGGAGCTCCAGGTCCCGCTGGGCGCCGGCACCCACGACGCGCTGCTGGTCGAGATGCTCGACTGCGGCGCCGCGGTGGCCACCACCTTCGTCGACTGGCTGCACGACGAGGGCGCCCTGCTCTGACCGACTCCGGGCGGCGCCCCGGCCCGCCCGCTCAGCCCTCGGCCGCCGGGTCCTCCATCACGTTCACCATGAAGTAGGCGGCCCGCTCCAGGTAGTCCCAGAGCGCGGCGGCGAGCTGCGGCGGCAGGTCCAGCCGGTCCACCGCCCGGCGCATGTGGTGCAGCCAGGCGTCCCGCTCGACCGCGCCGATCCGGAACGGTGCGTGCCGCATCCGCAGCCGCGGGTGGCCACGCTGCTCGGAGTAGGTGTGCGGGCCGCCCCAGTACTGGATGAGGAAGAGGGTCAGCCGGTCGGCCGCGGGGCCGAGGTCCTCCTCCGGGTACATGGGCCGCAGCAGCGGGTCGGTGGCGACACCGGCGTAGAACTCGTCCACCAGCTTGCGGAAGGCGGGTTCGCCGCCGATCGCCTCGAAGAGGGTCATCGACTCGCCTGGGGAAGTCACGCCGTCCATCCTGCCAGGTGCCGACCTGGGGCGGCCCACGCCCACCTCCCGGCGGGAGTCAGGTCACCGCGTGCCGGCGCCGGCTGCGGTCGCCGGACCGGTCGCCCGCCATCCCCCGGCCCGGGGTGTGCCCGCCGCTCCCGTCGCGGGCGGCGGTGGCCGCGGATTCCGCCCGGGCGGCCGCGACGGCCGCCTCGACGGCGGCCGGGCGCGGCCAGGTGAGCACCGCGAGGAGCATCAGCAGCACGCCGGCGGCGCTCCACGCGCCGACCACCGAGGGGATCGCGAACCGCTCGGCGAGCGCCCCGGTGGCCAGCACGGCGGCGCCCTGGATGATCTGGGTGCCGCTGGCCATCACGCCGAACGCCCGGGCCCGGTAGCCCTCCGGCAGTGCTTGGACGAAGAGGCCGTTGGCGACCGGGATGAGCCCCGCCACCGCGAAGCCGCACGCGGCGGCGAGGAGCGCCACCACGACCGGCGGCGGGTCGAGCAGCGCCGGGACCAGCACCGCCGGGGCGATCACCGCCAGCGGGCGCATCAGGGTCAGCCGGCGGGCCGGGCCGACGAACCGCCCGACGGCGAGCCCGCCGAGCACGTAGCCGACCGGGTTGGCGGCCATGATGACCGCCTGGGCGGTGCCGGTGTCCATGCCGTCCCCGGCCCGCTCGGCGGCCCAGGCCGCGGCGAGCCCCTCGGGGACGATCGAGAAGACCATCGCGCTGAACACCAGCACGGCGATGGCGCGCAGCACCGGGCGGCCGAAGACGAGCCGGAACCCCTCCGCGGTCTCCCGCAGCAGGTGGCTGCGGTGCGCCTCGGTCATGGCCGGCGGCCGGTCCCGCAGCCCGAAGCGGACCAGCGCCGCGGAGATGCCGAAGGTGGCGGCGTTGATCAGCAGCGCGGCGGCCGGGTTGACCGCGGCCACCGCCGCGCCGAGCAGGTAGCCGAGGACCTGGGCGGCCTGCCCGCTGCTCACCGAGACCGACAGGCCGACCACCAGCCGGTCGCCGGCGAGGATCTGGGGCATCAGCGCGGACCGGGCGGCCTGGCTCGGCGGGTTGGCCAGGGTGGCGGCGAAGATCAGGGCGAGGACCGCCCAGGGCGGCACCCCGGGCAGGGCGACCAGCACCATGAGGAGCATCCGGACCACGTCGCAGGCCACCATGACCTGCCGGTACCGGTAGCGCTCGGCGAGCGCGGAGAGCAGCGGACCGCCGACCAGCCAGGGCAGGTAGCTCGCCGCGAACGCGGCGGCGGACAGCGCCACCGAGTCGGTCTGCCGGTAGACGAGGACGGTCACCGCCGCCTTCGCGACGTAGTCACCGATCCAGGACAGAGCGCTTGCCGTGAAGAGGACCCGGAACTCCGCGAGGCTGAAAACGTCGCGGAAGGTGGCCGGCCCCTCCTGGGCGGGTCGCTCGTCGGACACCGTCGCCTCCATCGTTTCCGGGTCGGCCACTCGTGATGGTCCGACCTGGAAACCGTCGTCAGATCTACGGATCAGCGAGGACACCAGCACGCTCCCTTGGGGAGCGTGTTCACCGGATTCTGCCCGATCGTCTGACAACTGGCTAGGGTGAACGGATTGATCGTCACATCTCCGACTGAACGAACGGACGATACCCGAGGGGCCGCGCGGCGCGCGACCCCGGAAGTTCGTCGGGCCCGTCGAGCCGACCGGCGACGCGGGTCAGGTGGCCCCGCCGGTGCCCGTCTCGCCGCCGCCCGGAGCGCGGGCCGGCAGGCCGGGATAGAGCCGCGCCGCCGCGATCCTTGCGGTGATGCCCGAGTTCTCCAGTGCCTCGGCGAGCCGGCGGCGCAGCTCGCGGCCGACCGCGAACTGCCCGTCGGCGGTGGTCTTCACCACGGTACGGATCACCGCGCCGTCGACCGTCATCTGCTCGACGCCGAGCACCTCCGGCTCCTCGACGATCTGCGGCGCCAGCTCGGGGTCCAGCGCGACCGAGGCGGCCGCCGTACGCAGCACCGCGGTGGCGTCCTCGGTGCCGGCGAAGCCGATCGGCAGGTCGACCACGACCAGGGCCCAGCCCTGGCTCTTGTTGCCCACCCGGATGATCTCGCCGTTGCGGATGTACCAGAGCACCCCGCGGCCGTCCCGGACCGTGGTGACCCGCAGGCCCACCGCCTCCACCACGCCGGTCGCCTCGCCCAGGTCGACGGTGTCGCCGACGCCGTACTGGTCCTCGATGAGCATGAACAGGCCGGCGATCAGGTCCTTGACCAGGCTCTGCGCGCCGAAGCCGAGGGCGACGCCGGCGATGCCGGCGCTGGCCAGCAGCGGGGCCAGGTCGAAGCTGAACTCCTTGAGCACCATGAGCAGGGCGATGCCGAAGATGAACGCGGTGACCATGCTGCGCAGCACCGAGCCGATCGCCTCGGCGCGCTGCCGCCGCCGTTCCGGCACGAACTGCTCCGGTTCGAGCGTGGCGCTGGGGATCCGCTCGCGCAGCGGGCGGAGCATGGTGGGCACCGCGCCCTCGGTCGTGGTCCGGACCAGCCGGTTGATGGTGCGGTGCAGGGCCCACCGGGCGGCCACGGCCAGCAGCAGGATCAGCAGGATGCGCAGCGGCTTCAGCAGGATCCAGTAGCTGCTCTCGGCGAACCAGGCGGAGTTGGTGACCTTGTACACCCACTCGCAGGAGCTGCTGCCCTGGCAGTCCGGGCGCCGGTCGGAAACGGCGGACAACACGGTGGCGATCAGGTCGGAGAGACTCACCCTGTCTTCGTACCGCAACACCGCTGGGCGCCCGCTGGCGACCCGCCCCGGCCGCCGCCGGCGGGGCGGCGGACCGATCATGCGGGGCGGAACCGGTCATCCTGGCACGGACCGAGAAAGCTTCATGAGGGTACCCCGGATTAGTGCGTGCAATCCGGGGCGCGATCAGGGACTATTGGCGCAACGGACGTCGGTGATCCGGCCGGCGTCGGTGTCGTTCCCCGCTGCCCGCGGGGCGCGCCCGGCGTCATGGTGGCCGGAGCGGCTGGACCGGGAGGGTGAGCGCGATGCCTGACATACGACCCACGGCGGGCTCCGGTGCACTCGTTCTCAACGCCACCTACGAGCCCCTGTGTGTCGTGTCGGTGCGTCGCGCGGCGATCCTCGTGCTCTCCGCCAAGGCCGTCTGCGTGGCCGACGGCGAGGGCATCCTGCACAGCGCGCGCAACGCGCTCCCGGTCCCCTCGGTGGTCCGGCTGACCCGCTACGTCCGGGTCCCCTACCGCACTCACGTCGGGCTCTCCCGGCGGGCGATCTTCGCCCGCGACGGCTGGCGCTGCGCCTACTGCCGCGGCCCGGCGGAGACCATCGACCACGTCTTCCCGCGCAGCCGGGGCGGCCGGCACGCCTGGGAGAACGTGGTCGCCGCCTGCGCCCGCTGCAACCACACGAAGGGCGACAAGACGCCGGCCGAGCTGGGGTGGCGGCTGCACAGCCTGCCGGCCGCCCCGAAGGGCACGGCCTGGCGGGTGCTCGGCCACCGGGCGCCCGACCCGCGCTGGGCGGACTGGCTCGACCTGCGCGAGCCGGAGCCCGAGGCGGCCTGAACGGCCGCTCAGCGCGCCTTCACCAGCGAGGCGTAGACCACCAGGTTGTCCGCGTACCCGGTCTCGCCGCCCACCCAGCGCCCGCCGCAGGTGATCAGCCGCAGGTTGGGCCGGCTGAAGTCGCCGTAGACCTCCCGCACGGGCAGCCGCTCCTTGCCGTACCGCTCGATGGAGGTCACCTCGAAGACGGCCACCGAGTGGTCCTGCCGGGCCACCTCGATCCGGTCGCCGTCGTCGAGGTCCTTGAGGTCGTGGAAGACGGCCGGCCCGGTGGTGGTGTCGACGTGCCCGACGAAGACCGCCGGGCCGTACTGCCCGGGGGTCGGTCCCTGCTCGTACCAGCCGACCTCGCCGGCCCGGCCGACGTCCGGCACCGCGATGCTGCCGTCCGGTGCGATGCCCACCCGGTGCACCGGCGCCCGCAGGTCGATCTTGCCGATCGTCAGGTCGGTCGGTGGGCTGCCGGACAGCACCGGGAACTTCTTCGGCGGCGGGCGCAGGCTCGCGGTGAGCTGCTCCGGCAGCACGCTGATGCCGGTCAGCCGTTCCACGCCGAGCATCGCC is part of the Micromonospora halotolerans genome and encodes:
- the otsB gene encoding trehalose-phosphatase, with the protein product MDPELRAAIGRIARVPQLLVACDYDGTLAPIVEDPSKAVPLPESVAAVRALASLPQTSVAVVSGRALRDLATLSRLPSEVHLVGSHGSEFDIGFVERLTPELIAVRHRLRNELREIAAAHPGIRLERKPASVAVHTRGVDPQVAAAAIEAVRSGPATWADVTVTQGKEVIELSVVATHKGTAVDQLRTQLAASAVLFIGDDVTDENAFGNLHGPDVGIKIGPGDTRADFRVAEPIEAARALGLLLETRRHWLFGERAVPIERHSMLANGRTVALVTPEAKITWLCHPKPDSAAIFADLVGGSPAGHFTVGPQRGGIPLGQRYRSNTMTVETRWSGLTVTDWLDLPAKETTPDDPAVVTGDSTLVRVLSGSGRARIEFAPRPEFGQVAVQLQPLDDGLLVLGSNEPVALYSPGVEWEVTNDAGYETAKAVVDLSAAGGQVVLELRFGTQSLEHHRVPIHERQVAAEQPWKDWVASLRLPATARDLVARSALTLRGLCHEPTGSILAAATTSLPEELGGVRNWDYRYCWLRDAAMTARALVDLGSTEEAEGLLRWVDGVIDRTGGHPERLHPLYTVDGYELGAEAVIDTLPGYAGSRPVRVGNLANHQLQLDVFGPVADLIAAVADARGSVRDDEWRVLENMVEAVRRRWHEPDHGIWEARLPPRHHVFSKVMLWMTVDRALHVVRQHGGEDRPEWVELRDRIADNVLEHGWHPEAEAYSVAYGYEEMDASSLWIGISGLLAGDDPRFLSTVLKIEADLRSGPVVYRYHWDDGLPGREGGFHICTAWLIEAYLRTGRRSDAEELFAQMVDTAGPTGLLPEQYDPLAERGLGNHPQAYSHLGLIRCALMLDNMLKQ
- a CDS encoding alpha,alpha-trehalose-phosphate synthase (UDP-forming), which codes for MTVRSSFVVVANRLPVDEVSTPEGRQWRRSPGGLVTALHPVLAEHQGTWVGWAGGTGAAPEPFDLEGIRLHPVPLSAEELERYYEGQSNATIWPLYHDAVETPAYKRRWREAYRLVNARFAEAAADVAAEGATVWVQDYQLQLVPAMLRELRPDLRIGFFLHIPFPPIELFMQMPFRTEILRGLLGADLVGFQQRLAAQNFVRLARHLLGLRYEGQMIQVDGRQVKAGAFPISIDTREMERLAEDPAIQARAKQIREELGNPKTIILGVDRLDYTKGIELRLKAFRELLADGKLTVPDAVMVQVATPSRERVEHYQALRVKVEREVGRINGEFGRVGVPAVHYLHQSYSRSELAAMYVAADVMMVTPLRDGMNLVAKEYVASRADQGGALVLSEFAGAATELRQAFLCNPHDPDAVKDALLRAVHVEKPEARRRMRIMQRHLRSHDVGHWAKSFLTELGVPDAEAA
- the ettA gene encoding energy-dependent translational throttle protein EttA, giving the protein MAQFIYVLEKARKAHGDKVVLDNVTLNFLPGAKIGVVGPNGAGKSSLLKIMAGWDQPSNGEARLMPGYTVGMLAQEPALNDAKTVLGNIEEAVAETKARLERFNKIAEQMATDYSDELMEEMGKLQEELDHADAWDVDSKLELAMDALRCPPPDADVTQLSGGERRRVALCKLLLEAPDLLLLDEPTNHLDAESVQWLEQHLAKYAGTVIAITHDRYFLDNVANWILELDRGRAYPYEGNYSTYLEKKAARMAVEGRRDAKMKKRLDEELEWVRSNAKARQTKSKARLDRYEEMATAAEQTRKLDFEEIQIPPGPRLGNTVIEAKDLVKAFGDRVLIDNLSFSLPRNGIVGVIGPNGVGKTTLFKTIVGLEEPTGGTVRVGETVSLSYVDQSRAGLAGDKTVWETVSDGLDHLLVGKVEMPSRAYIAAFGFKGPDQQKPTKVLSGGERNRLNLALTLKIGGNVILLDEPTNDLDVETLGSLENALLEFPGCAVVISHDRMFLDRVATHILAWEGDDQNPARWFWFEGNFEAYEKNKIDRLGAEAARPHRVTYRKLTRD
- a CDS encoding acyl-CoA thioesterase; translation: MTDRFVYDCALRWSDLDAYGHVNNARFLTLYEEARVAMMFAGGRAWGVGSFADGVVIRRHEVDYLRPVDYALGRATAEAAPTVRIELWVEEIRAASFTIAYELYDRDVLASRARSVLVPFDLAAQRPRRISADERAFLLRYAPGLHG
- a CDS encoding YbjN domain-containing protein, which translates into the protein MPWWSWRPGPAGGGDPETRSGITVDDTVRVGPPTPRQPADDAAAAERPVIADMPATVAPVTLRRVCDALDLLDVRYLADGDGNLLAMWERHAVLVTLEGPEDEILVMRARPHATVPPDWADRAYRVVNEWNHTRRFCKAYIGDPTERGQLPIYAELQVPLGAGTHDALLVEMLDCGAAVATTFVDWLHDEGALL
- a CDS encoding globin, which produces MTLFEAIGGEPAFRKLVDEFYAGVATDPLLRPMYPEEDLGPAADRLTLFLIQYWGGPHTYSEQRGHPRLRMRHAPFRIGAVERDAWLHHMRRAVDRLDLPPQLAAALWDYLERAAYFMVNVMEDPAAEG
- a CDS encoding MFS transporter, translated to MEATVSDERPAQEGPATFRDVFSLAEFRVLFTASALSWIGDYVAKAAVTVLVYRQTDSVALSAAAFAASYLPWLVGGPLLSALAERYRYRQVMVACDVVRMLLMVLVALPGVPPWAVLALIFAATLANPPSQAARSALMPQILAGDRLVVGLSVSVSSGQAAQVLGYLLGAAVAAVNPAAALLINAATFGISAALVRFGLRDRPPAMTEAHRSHLLRETAEGFRLVFGRPVLRAIAVLVFSAMVFSIVPEGLAAAWAAERAGDGMDTGTAQAVIMAANPVGYVLGGLAVGRFVGPARRLTLMRPLAVIAPAVLVPALLDPPPVVVALLAAACGFAVAGLIPVANGLFVQALPEGYRARAFGVMASGTQIIQGAAVLATGALAERFAIPSVVGAWSAAGVLLMLLAVLTWPRPAAVEAAVAAARAESAATAARDGSGGHTPGRGMAGDRSGDRSRRRHAVT
- a CDS encoding mechanosensitive ion channel family protein yields the protein MSLSDLIATVLSAVSDRRPDCQGSSSCEWVYKVTNSAWFAESSYWILLKPLRILLILLLAVAARWALHRTINRLVRTTTEGAVPTMLRPLRERIPSATLEPEQFVPERRRQRAEAIGSVLRSMVTAFIFGIALLMVLKEFSFDLAPLLASAGIAGVALGFGAQSLVKDLIAGLFMLIEDQYGVGDTVDLGEATGVVEAVGLRVTTVRDGRGVLWYIRNGEIIRVGNKSQGWALVVVDLPIGFAGTEDATAVLRTAAASVALDPELAPQIVEEPEVLGVEQMTVDGAVIRTVVKTTADGQFAVGRELRRRLAEALENSGITARIAAARLYPGLPARAPGGGETGTGGAT
- a CDS encoding HNH endonuclease — translated: MPDIRPTAGSGALVLNATYEPLCVVSVRRAAILVLSAKAVCVADGEGILHSARNALPVPSVVRLTRYVRVPYRTHVGLSRRAIFARDGWRCAYCRGPAETIDHVFPRSRGGRHAWENVVAACARCNHTKGDKTPAELGWRLHSLPAAPKGTAWRVLGHRAPDPRWADWLDLREPEPEAA